One region of Caldanaerovirga acetigignens genomic DNA includes:
- a CDS encoding BofC C-terminal domain-containing protein — protein MPKKILIFIFMVALLISAGFLFGYYSAIFESKKPDDRSLKNAETIQLPEETLEPGAKIIFITRYKECGHEKRNEMLVDEKYVGYTKSRLQEEFKEWKIESFSNNRAVLTKLIDGICEEHYYIGLYEGYVALFQGKPGKESKLLELTDIKAGILKEEDRKLLERGIVINSKDEFLKIREGLTH, from the coding sequence ATGCCCAAAAAAATTTTAATTTTCATCTTTATGGTCGCATTATTGATATCAGCAGGATTTTTATTCGGATATTATTCAGCGATATTCGAATCAAAAAAACCGGATGACAGATCTTTAAAAAATGCCGAGACTATTCAACTTCCGGAAGAAACGTTAGAACCGGGGGCAAAAATAATTTTTATAACTCGATACAAAGAATGTGGACATGAAAAGCGAAATGAAATGCTTGTCGATGAAAAGTATGTAGGATATACAAAATCTAGACTGCAGGAAGAATTTAAAGAATGGAAAATAGAAAGTTTTTCTAACAACAGGGCAGTTTTGACCAAATTAATAGATGGTATATGCGAAGAACATTACTATATAGGACTTTACGAAGGTTATGTAGCGCTTTTCCAGGGTAAACCCGGAAAAGAGTCAAAGTTACTTGAACTGACCGATATTAAGGCCGGAATTTTGAAAGAGGAAGACCGAAAGCTTCTCGAAAGGGGTATAGTGATAAATTCTAAGGATGAATTTTTAAAAATCCGCGAAGGCCTTACCCATTAA
- the ruvA gene encoding Holliday junction branch migration protein RuvA, which yields MLEYLKGKLKEISPNYAIIEVAGLGLRCLISLNTYNNVKFYKNSKIILYTFLHLKDDGMDLYGFFEPLEREVFTLLNKVSGIGPKVALSVLSWLKPEEVVSAIATEDVKVLTSVPGVGNKTARKIVFELKDKVKGLAVSAEFKESLKMLQEAREALSTLGFSNEEIQKALSELDAATTVEEIIAGALKRFAKEG from the coding sequence ATGTTGGAATATCTAAAGGGCAAATTGAAAGAAATCAGTCCGAATTACGCAATTATAGAGGTTGCTGGGTTGGGCCTGAGATGTTTAATCTCATTAAATACATATAATAATGTAAAATTTTACAAGAATTCTAAAATAATTCTTTATACTTTTTTGCATTTAAAAGATGATGGCATGGATTTATACGGATTTTTTGAGCCTCTGGAAAGAGAAGTGTTCACTTTGTTGAATAAGGTTTCGGGAATAGGACCGAAGGTGGCCCTTTCAGTTTTGTCCTGGCTAAAACCTGAAGAAGTTGTTTCTGCCATAGCAACTGAGGATGTTAAAGTTTTGACTTCAGTGCCGGGAGTGGGGAATAAAACTGCCCGTAAAATTGTTTTTGAACTGAAGGACAAAGTTAAAGGTTTGGCGGTAAGTGCCGAATTTAAAGAATCATTGAAAATGCTTCAAGAAGCTAGAGAAGCACTTTCAACCTTGGGATTTAGCAATGAAGAAATTCAAAAAGCGTTGAGTGAATTGGACGCTGCAACAACGGTGGAAGAAATAATTGCCGGGGCATTAAAGCGTTTTGCAAAAGAGGGTTGA
- the ruvC gene encoding crossover junction endodeoxyribonuclease RuvC, with translation MVIMGIDPGIALSGYGILFSEGANIKVVDFGVIKTESHLSTAERLKSIYDGYLNLMETYNPEAVAIEELFFNKNAKTAITVGQARGVAMLAAASKNIKVYEYTPLEVKQAIVGYGRAKKFQVQEMVRVLLRLNEIPKPDDAADALAVALCHVNLIKFTHHIQNKYLDFPRG, from the coding sequence ATGGTTATAATGGGAATAGATCCGGGAATAGCTCTCAGCGGCTACGGAATATTATTTTCTGAAGGTGCAAATATAAAGGTTGTTGATTTCGGCGTAATAAAGACCGAATCCCATCTTTCTACCGCTGAAAGACTTAAATCTATTTACGATGGGTATTTGAATTTAATGGAGACGTATAATCCGGAAGCAGTAGCCATAGAAGAACTTTTTTTCAATAAAAATGCCAAAACCGCTATTACTGTAGGGCAGGCAAGAGGCGTGGCCATGCTTGCCGCAGCATCGAAGAACATCAAAGTCTATGAATATACCCCGCTGGAAGTAAAGCAGGCTATTGTCGGTTACGGAAGAGCGAAAAAGTTTCAAGTCCAAGAGATGGTAAGGGTGCTTTTGCGGTTAAATGAGATTCCTAAGCCCGACGATGCGGCCGACGCCCTGGCAGTAGCGCTATGCCACGTGAATTTGATAAAATTCACTCATCATATACAAAACAAATACCTTGACTTTCCGAGAGGTTGA